The proteins below are encoded in one region of Herpetosiphon gulosus:
- a CDS encoding STAS domain-containing protein — protein MLAYWINLVFVVLETALGTFILARASHYRPARIFFGLTLCLVVINSTSLARNLTNDRAIAYGLVGMALVSLGLLFWLMLLLFAALFMPQWWEGSRPIRLISLVYGLSIGLLALDLLGQFGWFTADIEFVDGIYRPIAGPAAGLMLALFSLGWLVQLGLLGMAFWRQPATRRSISWLAFAILFSALTNSVLGIVKLEPSGQLASVLQTLPLVLSLTYIVLRGSLFQTKQVAVEQALQTMSEAMVVVDREGMIVYLNNAAHQLGLQTQQPLPQTFQAIGVAAADVEALAKALAQPQVQAFTQTLALGNPLRLLENAVSPILDSAGQSQGSMLFIRDITELERRTALLEQERRRLSMTVEQLEQEQSQRHQLAQAVQLLSFPTIPVLPGVLVLPLIGVLDQQRITECQRVLMESLNQQPVQRLLIDLTGVQLIDAEGAIGIQRMLRAAYLLGAQTTLIGVRPEVAQALVGMGTDLLNVATAATLQSAVGQIIAKNQATPNLK, from the coding sequence ATGCTTGCTTATTGGATTAATTTGGTATTTGTGGTGCTTGAAACGGCTTTGGGCACGTTTATTTTGGCCCGCGCTAGCCATTATCGCCCAGCCCGAATCTTTTTTGGGTTAACCTTATGCTTAGTGGTGATTAATAGCACATCGCTTGCCCGTAATTTAACAAATGATCGTGCTATTGCATACGGGTTGGTTGGAATGGCCCTAGTGAGCCTTGGGCTGCTCTTTTGGTTGATGTTGCTCTTGTTTGCGGCGTTGTTTATGCCACAATGGTGGGAAGGCTCACGCCCAATTCGTCTGATTTCATTGGTGTATGGCCTATCGATTGGCTTATTAGCGCTTGATCTGCTTGGGCAATTTGGCTGGTTCACTGCGGATATCGAGTTCGTAGATGGAATTTATCGGCCAATCGCTGGGCCAGCGGCGGGTTTAATGTTGGCTTTATTTAGCCTGGGGTGGTTGGTACAGCTTGGATTGTTGGGCATGGCATTTTGGCGACAACCAGCAACCCGCCGCTCCATTAGTTGGTTGGCTTTTGCAATTCTCTTTTCAGCATTGACTAACTCGGTATTGGGGATTGTTAAGCTTGAGCCAAGTGGTCAGTTGGCAAGTGTGCTACAAACGTTGCCCTTGGTTTTAAGTTTGACCTACATTGTTTTGCGTGGCAGTTTGTTTCAGACCAAGCAAGTGGCGGTGGAGCAGGCTTTGCAAACCATGAGCGAAGCGATGGTAGTCGTTGATCGCGAAGGAATGATTGTGTATCTCAATAATGCAGCCCACCAGCTTGGTTTGCAAACTCAACAACCACTTCCACAGACATTCCAAGCGATTGGGGTTGCTGCTGCTGATGTTGAGGCGTTGGCTAAAGCATTAGCTCAGCCACAAGTACAAGCTTTTACCCAAACGCTAGCCTTGGGAAACCCGTTGCGCTTACTGGAAAATGCGGTATCGCCAATTTTGGATAGTGCAGGGCAGAGCCAAGGTTCGATGTTGTTTATTCGGGATATTACCGAGTTGGAGCGGCGCACGGCTTTGCTGGAGCAGGAACGGCGGCGCTTGAGTATGACAGTAGAACAACTTGAGCAGGAACAATCCCAACGCCATCAATTGGCTCAGGCAGTGCAGTTGCTTTCATTTCCAACGATTCCAGTTTTGCCAGGCGTGCTGGTTCTGCCACTAATTGGAGTACTCGATCAGCAGCGAATTACTGAATGCCAACGAGTTCTGATGGAATCCTTGAATCAGCAACCAGTTCAACGGTTGTTGATTGATTTGACGGGAGTGCAGTTGATCGATGCTGAAGGTGCAATTGGGATACAGCGAATGTTACGGGCAGCTTATTTGCTTGGTGCACAAACGACATTAATTGGGGTGCGGCCTGAGGTGGCTCAAGCCTTGGTTGGGATGGGCACTGATTTGCTGAATGTCGCTACCGCCGCAACCTTGCAGTCAGCAGTTGGTCAAATTATTGCCAAAAACCAGGCCACGCCAAACTTAAAATAA
- a CDS encoding glycine/sarcosine/betaine reductase selenoprotein B family protein yields the protein MRRAFNQLGAWLYRAMPGLGQRWAKRFQVQSVAAQIPWTPLRGTLAQQRISLITTGGVHLRTDPAFDMHDPHGDPSFRLIPATASPNDLMITHDYYDHRDADRDLNIVLPISHFQQLAARGTIQSLGPCYSFMGHITDEHIETLIKQTAPTVARNLREAGVTAAVLTPA from the coding sequence ATGCGGCGAGCATTCAATCAACTTGGGGCTTGGTTGTATCGAGCAATGCCTGGGCTTGGTCAACGTTGGGCCAAACGCTTTCAGGTGCAATCAGTTGCAGCCCAAATTCCATGGACTCCGCTGCGTGGCACGTTAGCCCAACAGCGGATCAGTTTAATTACAACTGGCGGTGTACATCTGCGCACTGATCCAGCCTTTGATATGCACGACCCGCACGGCGACCCCAGTTTTCGTTTGATTCCCGCCACTGCCAGCCCCAACGATTTGATGATTACCCACGATTATTATGATCATCGTGACGCTGATCGCGATCTAAATATTGTCTTGCCGATCAGCCATTTTCAGCAACTCGCCGCCCGTGGCACAATTCAAAGCCTTGGGCCATGCTACAGTTTCATGGGCCATATCACCGATGAACATATTGAGACATTAATCAAGCAAACTGCCCCAACTGTTGCTCGCAATTTGCGCGAAGCAGGCGTGACAGCAGCAGTGCTTACTCCGGCCTGA
- a CDS encoding alpha/beta hydrolase — MARYKKVLWGILASLILLTIIAIGGLKFTAGKRNNYQYDPAYPLEFAYAQPGSLAITQHDVALADGQKAIIYYPKDLVQAYPAIIWGNGTIASPAKYAGLFEHLASWGLIVIDSYSETTGDGAAIIQTLDYLIAANDDQYNELFQKIQLDQIGAVGTSQGATGVINAYNRYPQGHMIKTLITNALPQQRWTDEAHRYNPSLIAIPWLILSGTRDLIVSPASANQASLEQSSATERFLAMAVGAGHTEIEQDGGSYRGYLTAWLRAYLAADQQALSIFQPTHGEIWTNPYWTHVVGYSGTK; from the coding sequence ATGGCACGGTATAAAAAGGTACTTTGGGGTATTTTGGCAAGTTTGATCCTGCTAACGATTATCGCTATAGGTGGATTGAAATTCACCGCAGGCAAACGTAATAACTATCAATACGATCCGGCTTATCCTTTGGAATTTGCTTATGCCCAACCTGGCAGTTTAGCAATAACCCAACATGATGTAGCGTTAGCCGATGGGCAAAAGGCCATCATCTATTATCCAAAGGATTTAGTTCAAGCATATCCGGCGATTATTTGGGGTAATGGCACAATTGCATCGCCAGCAAAATATGCTGGTTTATTTGAGCATTTGGCAAGTTGGGGCTTGATTGTAATTGATAGTTATAGTGAAACAACAGGCGATGGTGCGGCAATTATTCAAACACTCGATTATTTAATCGCTGCTAATGATGATCAATATAACGAATTATTTCAAAAAATCCAGCTTGATCAAATTGGCGCAGTTGGCACATCACAGGGAGCAACAGGCGTAATTAATGCTTACAATCGTTATCCACAAGGCCACATGATCAAAACCTTGATTACCAATGCATTGCCCCAACAACGCTGGACTGATGAAGCCCATCGCTATAATCCAAGTTTGATCGCGATTCCGTGGTTAATTCTGAGTGGTACACGCGATTTAATTGTTTCGCCTGCCTCAGCCAACCAAGCTAGTTTAGAACAATCTAGCGCCACCGAACGCTTCTTGGCAATGGCGGTTGGTGCAGGCCATACCGAAATCGAACAAGATGGCGGTAGTTATCGCGGGTATTTAACCGCTTGGTTACGAGCATACCTTGCTGCTGATCAACAGGCATTGAGCATTTTTCAGCCAACTCATGGCGAAATTTGGACAAACCCATATTGGACGCATGTTGTAGGATATTCAGGTACTAAATAA
- a CDS encoding STAS domain-containing protein: MTNYYEMFKQHEESIVETIITTLQIQIPTYGKISRDDVRKRVIAGLDPYARDLDTEHPKAFPDYWRETSYLRAQQGIPIGDFLQVLLLSTDIMIQGLRQAYPESTVDQINVIEKGHQITTAAIAGVYEGFQQHKDEIISSQTYALAEVSSPIVPVYEGVLVLPLIGSIDSMRAGQIMESLLESINSYSADVVILDITGVPVIDTGVANYLLQSARAARLLGSTVVLVGIGAEIAQTIVQLGIDLTGIVTRANLQSGIEYALDLQGLAIRPR; this comes from the coding sequence ATGACCAACTATTACGAAATGTTCAAGCAGCACGAAGAATCGATCGTCGAAACCATCATTACTACCTTGCAAATCCAAATTCCTACCTACGGCAAAATATCACGTGATGACGTTCGCAAACGCGTCATCGCTGGGCTTGATCCCTATGCTCGCGATTTAGATACAGAGCACCCCAAAGCTTTTCCTGATTATTGGCGCGAAACGAGTTACTTACGGGCGCAACAAGGTATTCCGATTGGCGATTTCTTGCAGGTTTTGCTCCTTTCCACCGATATTATGATTCAGGGTTTGCGCCAAGCCTACCCCGAAAGTACCGTTGATCAAATTAATGTGATTGAAAAAGGCCATCAAATTACGACCGCCGCAATTGCAGGTGTTTATGAAGGCTTTCAGCAACACAAAGATGAAATTATCTCATCGCAAACCTATGCCTTGGCCGAAGTTTCATCGCCAATCGTGCCTGTTTATGAAGGGGTTTTGGTTTTGCCCTTGATTGGCTCAATCGATTCGATGCGAGCAGGCCAAATTATGGAATCGCTGCTTGAATCGATTAATAGCTACAGCGCTGATGTCGTGATTTTAGATATTACGGGTGTTCCAGTGATCGACACTGGGGTTGCCAACTATCTGCTGCAATCGGCTCGCGCCGCGCGTTTGCTCGGTTCAACCGTGGTTTTGGTAGGGATTGGCGCTGAAATTGCCCAAACGATTGTTCAATTGGGCATTGATCTTACGGGCATCGTCACCCGTGCCAACTTACAATCGGGCATCGAATACGCCCTAGATTTACAAGGTTTGGCGATTCGCCCACGTTAA
- a CDS encoding STAS domain-containing protein, whose translation MSDLAAFYTKHFDEIIDSTIELIQANVVEYSKMARDELKKRAVAAIDALIRDLRQPDVHAYQQHMRAISYERFRQNIPLNSVQQVLRSINQATANTFRKYYAEDPTLLLEMVERLHELTEEGMMGMFNGYEDAQIEIISNQESALAEVSSPIVPVYGGILVLPLIGSVDSRRAGQIMEALLEAINTYSADVVILDITGVPVIDTGVANYLLQAARAARLLGSTVVLVGIGAEIAQTIVQLGIDLTGIVTRANLQAGVEYALELQGLAIRPR comes from the coding sequence ATGTCCGATTTAGCAGCTTTTTATACCAAACACTTTGATGAAATTATCGACTCGACGATCGAATTAATTCAAGCCAATGTGGTTGAATATAGCAAAATGGCGCGTGATGAACTTAAAAAACGAGCTGTTGCCGCTATTGATGCATTAATTCGCGATTTACGTCAGCCAGATGTTCATGCGTACCAACAACATATGCGAGCGATCAGTTATGAGCGCTTCCGCCAAAATATTCCATTAAACAGCGTTCAACAAGTCTTACGTAGCATTAATCAAGCGACTGCCAATACATTTCGCAAATACTATGCTGAAGATCCAACCCTTTTGCTAGAAATGGTCGAACGCTTGCATGAGCTAACCGAAGAAGGCATGATGGGTATGTTCAATGGCTATGAAGATGCCCAGATCGAAATTATCTCCAACCAAGAATCCGCTTTAGCCGAAGTTTCATCACCAATTGTGCCGGTTTATGGCGGAATTTTGGTATTGCCACTGATTGGCTCGGTTGATTCGCGGCGAGCTGGCCAAATTATGGAAGCCTTACTCGAAGCTATCAACACCTATAGCGCCGATGTTGTGATTTTGGATATTACGGGCGTTCCGGTGATCGACACTGGCGTTGCTAATTACCTGTTGCAAGCTGCCCGCGCTGCGCGTTTGCTCGGCTCAACCGTGGTGCTGGTCGGGATTGGCGCTGAAATTGCCCAAACGATTGTCCAATTGGGCATTGATTTGACTGGGATTGTTACTCGCGCCAACTTGCAAGCTGGGGTTGAATATGCGCTTGAATTACAAGGCCTAGCTATTCGCCCACGCTAA
- the trxA gene encoding thioredoxin — protein sequence MAKPLAVSDAEFESAVINSDIPVLVDFWAPWCGPCRSIAPVLEELADEYQGKLLIAKVNTDEDSGNAMKFGVQGIPTLIFFQGGQEVDRIVGAGPKKIYQERIEAILNPANEA from the coding sequence ATGGCCAAGCCATTAGCAGTTAGCGATGCCGAATTCGAATCAGCAGTGATTAATTCCGATATTCCCGTTTTGGTTGATTTTTGGGCACCATGGTGTGGGCCTTGTCGCTCAATCGCCCCTGTGCTCGAAGAGTTGGCTGACGAATACCAAGGCAAATTGTTAATTGCCAAGGTTAACACCGATGAAGATAGTGGCAACGCTATGAAGTTTGGGGTCCAAGGTATCCCAACTTTGATCTTCTTCCAAGGCGGTCAAGAAGTCGATCGGATCGTCGGCGCTGGCCCTAAGAAGATCTATCAAGAACGAATCGAAGCGATTCTTAACCCAGCTAACGAAGCATAA
- a CDS encoding nucleoside monophosphate kinase — MKPLNLILFGPPGAGKSTQAAYLDKLAAIDSISTGQRLRQTVETGSELGQEVAQVMAEGRLVDDTLMNKLLNEWLLGIPSEVGVLLDGYPRTLSQAQSLDQLMQTISRPLDVVIALTLSDEEAIRRLSGRRICRIKGQPDQILHINDQAALDDCRANGGMLIERDDDKPETIKRRLAEYNAKTEPLLQFYGERDLLILIDADGTPDQVSKAIEQALQQRFNGA; from the coding sequence ATGAAACCGCTTAACCTCATTCTTTTTGGCCCCCCAGGTGCGGGGAAATCGACTCAAGCCGCTTATTTGGATAAACTGGCTGCGATTGATTCAATATCTACCGGCCAACGCCTACGCCAAACCGTCGAAACTGGCTCCGAGCTAGGCCAAGAGGTCGCTCAGGTCATGGCTGAAGGCCGTTTGGTTGACGATACATTAATGAACAAATTGCTAAATGAATGGTTGCTGGGAATTCCTAGCGAGGTTGGGGTGCTGCTCGATGGCTATCCGCGCACGCTGAGCCAAGCCCAAAGCCTTGATCAATTGATGCAGACCATTAGCCGTCCGCTTGATGTGGTAATTGCCCTGACCCTCTCTGATGAAGAAGCAATTCGGCGCTTAAGTGGCCGCCGCATCTGTCGAATCAAAGGTCAGCCCGACCAGATTTTGCATATTAATGATCAAGCGGCTTTAGATGATTGTCGCGCCAATGGTGGCATGTTAATCGAGCGCGATGACGATAAGCCAGAGACGATTAAACGTCGTTTAGCTGAATACAATGCCAAAACTGAGCCACTGCTCCAATTCTATGGCGAACGCGATTTGCTGATTTTGATCGATGCTGATGGTACACCTGATCAAGTTTCCAAGGCGATTGAGCAAGCCTTGCAACAACGTTTTAATGGCGCTTAG
- the leuS gene encoding leucine--tRNA ligase has protein sequence MATRYDSSITEPKWRERWERDGIYRFEPDSDKPKHYAVTMLPYPSGNLHIGHWYAMSPSDVHARYMRMRGYNVFFPMGFDAFGLPAENAAIKNNLDPRKWTYSNIEYMRGQLQSMGMMVDWDQQIVSADPEYYRWNQWFFIQFFKRGLAYKKFSAVDWCPKCNTTLAREQVVGDERRCERCDSLVTKRDLDQWYFKITSYADELLDFSGLDWPERITTMQRNWIGRSEGAEITFKSEAGDPITVFSTRPDTLWGATFMVLAPEHPLVAKLTSVEQKASVDAYVAEAIRKTEVERQSTDDEKPKTGVWIGAYAINPTSQERVPIWIADYVLMTYGTGAIMAVPGHDERDFAFAKTFGLAIKRVVVQAEQTAETPLETAEPAYGTVVNSGQIDGLSSAEAKEAVINWLEAEQLGKRAINYRLRDWLVSRQRYWGTPIPMIYCPTCGTVPVPEDQLPLLLPDSVDFKPTGESPLKLHPTWRFTTCPTCGGEAERDTDTMDTFVDSSWYQVRYLSPHETNAPFTKAITDKWLPVDQYTGGREHAVMHLLYTRFWWKAMRDMGLVSANEPMTRLINQGVILGEDSNKMSKSRGNVIDPDMLVAQYGADTVRTFLMFIGPWEQGAPWNNRGIEGCVRFLDRAWRVVTDTPQRHDAAGHASTLERQTHRIIKKVGDDLQRFAFNTAIAGLMEFVNELMKARETDVYGTATWRKATESLTLLLAPIAPHIAEELWEFLGNSQSVHLQAWPSYDEAMLIDESIELPVQINGKVRGKIQVAATADEPSIIATALADEKIAPLVEGKTIIKQIVVPNRLVNIVIK, from the coding sequence ATGGCCACTCGCTATGATAGTAGCATCACCGAGCCAAAATGGCGCGAACGTTGGGAACGCGACGGCATTTATCGCTTCGAGCCAGACAGCGATAAACCTAAACATTATGCTGTCACCATGTTGCCCTATCCATCGGGCAATTTGCACATTGGCCATTGGTATGCCATGTCGCCCAGCGATGTGCATGCCCGCTATATGCGCATGCGTGGCTACAACGTCTTTTTCCCAATGGGCTTCGATGCCTTTGGCTTGCCCGCCGAAAATGCCGCGATCAAAAACAACTTAGATCCGCGCAAATGGACTTATTCCAACATTGAATACATGCGTGGCCAGTTGCAATCAATGGGCATGATGGTCGATTGGGATCAGCAAATTGTTAGCGCCGACCCTGAATATTATCGCTGGAATCAGTGGTTTTTTATTCAATTTTTCAAACGTGGCTTAGCCTATAAAAAATTCTCAGCGGTCGATTGGTGTCCCAAGTGTAATACAACCTTGGCCCGCGAACAGGTTGTCGGCGATGAACGGCGCTGCGAACGTTGCGACAGCTTAGTCACCAAGCGCGATTTGGATCAATGGTATTTCAAAATTACTTCATACGCTGATGAATTGCTGGATTTCTCGGGGTTGGATTGGCCTGAGCGCATCACAACCATGCAACGCAACTGGATTGGTCGCTCAGAAGGGGCCGAAATCACCTTCAAATCTGAGGCTGGCGACCCAATTACGGTCTTTTCAACTCGCCCCGACACCTTGTGGGGGGCAACCTTTATGGTGTTGGCTCCTGAGCACCCGTTGGTTGCCAAATTAACCAGTGTCGAGCAAAAAGCCAGCGTCGATGCCTATGTAGCCGAAGCCATTCGCAAAACCGAAGTTGAGCGCCAATCGACCGATGACGAAAAGCCCAAAACTGGCGTATGGATCGGTGCGTATGCGATCAATCCAACCAGCCAAGAACGTGTGCCAATTTGGATTGCCGACTATGTGCTGATGACCTATGGCACTGGCGCGATCATGGCAGTGCCTGGCCACGATGAACGCGACTTCGCCTTTGCCAAAACCTTTGGCTTGGCAATCAAACGCGTCGTTGTACAAGCTGAACAAACTGCCGAAACCCCCTTGGAAACAGCCGAACCAGCCTATGGCACGGTCGTCAATTCAGGCCAAATCGATGGCTTAAGCTCAGCCGAGGCCAAAGAAGCCGTGATTAACTGGTTGGAAGCTGAGCAATTGGGCAAACGAGCGATTAATTATCGTTTGCGTGATTGGCTGGTCAGCCGCCAACGCTATTGGGGCACGCCAATCCCGATGATTTATTGCCCAACATGTGGTACTGTACCCGTGCCAGAAGATCAATTACCATTGTTGCTGCCCGATAGTGTTGATTTCAAGCCAACAGGCGAATCGCCCTTGAAATTGCACCCAACTTGGCGCTTTACCACATGCCCAACCTGTGGCGGCGAAGCTGAGCGCGACACCGACACAATGGATACATTTGTCGATTCGTCGTGGTATCAAGTGCGCTACTTAAGCCCACACGAAACCAATGCGCCCTTTACCAAGGCTATTACCGACAAATGGTTGCCAGTTGATCAATACACAGGTGGCCGCGAACATGCCGTGATGCACTTGTTGTACACCCGTTTTTGGTGGAAAGCCATGCGTGATATGGGATTGGTCAGCGCTAACGAGCCAATGACCCGCTTGATCAACCAAGGTGTGATTTTAGGCGAAGATAGTAATAAAATGTCGAAATCACGTGGCAATGTGATTGACCCAGATATGTTGGTAGCGCAATATGGTGCTGATACCGTGCGCACCTTCTTGATGTTCATCGGCCCGTGGGAGCAAGGCGCCCCTTGGAACAATCGCGGGATCGAAGGCTGCGTGCGCTTTTTGGATCGGGCTTGGCGTGTCGTGACTGATACGCCGCAACGTCACGATGCTGCGGGCCATGCCAGTACCTTAGAGCGCCAAACCCATCGGATCATCAAAAAAGTTGGCGACGATTTGCAGCGCTTTGCCTTCAACACCGCCATTGCTGGCCTGATGGAGTTTGTCAACGAATTGATGAAAGCTCGCGAAACCGATGTTTATGGCACTGCAACCTGGCGCAAGGCAACCGAAAGCTTGACCTTGTTGTTAGCACCAATCGCCCCGCATATTGCTGAAGAATTGTGGGAATTTTTGGGCAACAGCCAAAGCGTCCATTTGCAGGCCTGGCCAAGTTACGATGAAGCCATGTTGATCGACGAATCGATTGAATTGCCAGTGCAAATAAATGGTAAAGTTCGCGGTAAAATACAGGTAGCCGCCACCGCCGATGAACCAAGCATCATTGCAACCGCTTTGGCTGATGAAAAGATTGCCCCCTTGGTCGAGGGCAAAACCATCATCAAGCAAATTGTGGTACCAAATCGCTTGGTCAATATCGTGATCAAATAA